TGCACTGGCAGTGCCATGGCTCATGTTCCTAGCTGTGGCTGGCGCTCTTGGTCAGTATGACAAGCCTGCTTtcacccccatcttcacccgcagGCCCTTTATTGTGGCTTGGAATGCACCAACCCAGGATTGTGAGCCTCGCTTCAAGGTTCAATTGGACTTCTCTGTTTTTGATGTTCAGGCCTCGCCTAATGAGGGCTTTGTGGACCAGAACCTGACCATTTTTTATAGAGAACGCTTGGGCCTTTATCCCTACTATGATGCGAACAAAGTGCCAATTAATGGGGGTGTCCCACAAAACAGCAGTTTGGAGAAACATCTAATCCGGTTAACGGAGAGCATTAAAAAATACATCCGGTCCGATTCAAAGGAGGGATTGGCAGTCATTGACTGGGAAGAGTGGAGACCCATCTGGATCCGAAACTGGCAGCCCAAAGACATTTACCGGAATGCCTCTCGTAAGCTCGTGCTGGTTCGGCGTCCTAAATTGCAAGAAGATCAGGTGAAGAAGGAGGCCCAGTATGAATTTGAATCGTCGGCTTGTGTTTTTATGAGGGAGACTCTGCGATATGCCAAGAGCTTTCGTCCACGACAACTCTGGGGTTACTACCTCTTCCCAGACTGCTATAACCATGACTATCGCAACAACCAGGATAGCTACACTGGTCACTGTCCTGATGTAGAGAAGACACGGAATGATCACCTGGCCTGGCTCTGGAAGGAGAGTACTgctctttttccttccatttacTTAGAACGTGAATTGGCCAATACCATGAATGGCCGCAAGTTTGTGAGGTCTCGAGTAAAAGAAGGCCTTCGTATTTCTCAACATCATGATAACTATGCTCTACCTGTCTTTGTCTACACCAGACCCACTTATAGCAATCAGCAGGATCTTTTCTTAAGTGAGGTAAGCATACTTTCTTCTTGGAACTGAGAAACATTATTCAAGAAATTGGGATCTTGAGCAGCAGTCTTTAATTCAGGGCTAAACAACTCTTGATACAATTGGAAGGTTACCTACTTGGTATAGAATGCACTCCCGTGCCCTGTACTGCCTCTTTTACTGCCATTCTGCACAGACAAAAATGGGGACTGGGTCCAGCACTTGGCCTGGCACAAAGTCTAACTAATGGTCTGCTTTTGATTTCATAAATTACACTGTGACTAGGTTGCTGCAGCAATCTCGGTTGATTAATCCATTATTTGCTTaactaatgaggacccagattgttgggggggcaataagttgactttgtaaatatatacaaatagaatgagactattgccctatacattgtaagccgccctgagtcttcggagaagggcggggtataaatgtaaacaaaacaaaaaacaaacaaacaaacaaaacaaactatTGCGTGTTGAATAAATTATAATTAAGTACATTTCTACATCATGCTAAATTATAGGAGCCCTGGTGatgcaggggttagaatgcagtattgcaggctaactctgcccacaacctggagttcgatcctgacatgctcaagattgactcagcctcccattttTCTGAGGTCTgacatgaagacccagattgttggtggcaatatcctgacattgtaaaccactcagcaagtgttgtaaagcactatagagtgatatataagtctaaatgctattactattgctatattAAACCACAATTtgctaagttaaaaaaaaatca
This genomic window from Ahaetulla prasina isolate Xishuangbanna chromosome 2, ASM2864084v1, whole genome shotgun sequence contains:
- the HYAL2 gene encoding hyaluronidase-2; the encoded protein is MQGGNALAVPWLMFLAVAGALGQYDKPAFTPIFTRRPFIVAWNAPTQDCEPRFKVQLDFSVFDVQASPNEGFVDQNLTIFYRERLGLYPYYDANKVPINGGVPQNSSLEKHLIRLTESIKKYIRSDSKEGLAVIDWEEWRPIWIRNWQPKDIYRNASRKLVLVRRPKLQEDQVKKEAQYEFESSACVFMRETLRYAKSFRPRQLWGYYLFPDCYNHDYRNNQDSYTGHCPDVEKTRNDHLAWLWKESTALFPSIYLERELANTMNGRKFVRSRVKEGLRISQHHDNYALPVFVYTRPTYSNQQDLFLSETDLISTIGESAALGAAGAIFWGDAGNTGSKKNCQLIKTYIEEPLGRYIINVTTAAELCSQTLCRGHGRCRRQESEASIFLHLNPNSFQIYRNESKHPKPLMGAKGKLSQADISFLQTNFQCHCYQGWHGKGCEKQLNPPGGGPSISYALGLQLLMTVFLLVCSH